The following coding sequences lie in one Negativicutes bacterium genomic window:
- a CDS encoding peptidylprolyl isomerase, with amino-acid sequence MINKIKLILSLCFVVITITGCGLLKPSQEQNTIPNNKYAIVDTNYGVFKIELENKAPQTVANFIKLANEGFYNGTIFHRVIAGFMIQGGDPKGDGSGGPGYTIKDEFNQALTHDKEGIVSMANAGPNTGGSQFFITLDKTSWLDGKHSVFGKVIEGMAVVKKIGAVKTDAKDKPLEPVIIKEIKIIQE; translated from the coding sequence ATTATAAATAAAATAAAGTTGATATTAAGTCTGTGTTTTGTTGTTATAACTATTACTGGATGCGGTTTATTGAAACCAAGTCAGGAACAAAATACTATACCTAATAATAAATATGCGATAGTTGATACGAATTATGGCGTTTTTAAGATAGAATTGGAGAATAAAGCGCCACAAACTGTGGCTAATTTTATAAAGTTGGCTAATGAAGGTTTTTATAATGGGACAATCTTTCATCGAGTTATTGCCGGATTTATGATTCAAGGAGGCGATCCTAAGGGGGATGGTAGTGGTGGTCCGGGCTATACTATCAAGGATGAATTTAACCAGGCTTTAACGCATGATAAAGAAGGGATAGTGTCGATGGCTAACGCGGGACCTAATACTGGTGGGTCACAATTTTTTATTACGTTGGATAAAACTTCTTGGCTAGATGGTAAACATAGTGTTTTTGGCAAGGTTATAGAAGGTATGGCGGTAGTAAAGAAAATTGGTGCTGTAAAAACCGATGCTAAAGATAAACCGTTAGAGCCAGTGATTATTAAAGAAATTAAAATAATTCAAGAATAA
- a CDS encoding GIY-YIG nuclease family protein: MAFVYILECSDKTLYTGWTVDLIKRVELHNNKKGAKYTKARVPVKLVYYEEYEEKIMAQKREFAIKKLSRKQKLNLIQGFLQKDFKV; encoded by the coding sequence ATGGCATTTGTATATATATTAGAATGCAGTGATAAAACTTTATATACTGGCTGGACTGTAGACTTAATTAAAAGAGTAGAGCTTCACAATAATAAAAAAGGTGCTAAGTATACCAAAGCTAGGGTTCCGGTGAAATTGGTTTATTATGAAGAATATGAAGAAAAAATTATGGCACAAAAGCGTGAATTTGCGATAAAAAAATTATCGCGAAAGCAAAAGTTAAATTTAATACAAGGGTTTTTACAGAAAGACTTTAAAGTTTAG